AGAACTCAGTCGAACTGCCATTGAACGCTATGTCCGGTTTGATCAACCACTGAACTGTGCGGGTGCTTACAAGCTCGAGAGCCAGGGAATTACTTTATTTGAAGAGATTCAGTCCACAGATCATTCCGCAATTACAGGAATCCCGCTGATCGCTTTGACCTCGCTGCTGATTAAAGCAGGAATCTCGATTCCCTGATCGTGGTCGATATTTCAAGTAACAACAATCAATAAAACGCCTGCAGAAGTTTCCCCCTACAGGCGTTTTTTTGGTTACCAGTAATCAGCATTCAAACGGACTGCAGATCCAGCAAAGCTTCCCGCAGCCGATTACGGGCTGTGTGCAGTCGGCGCTTGATCGTCCCGATGGGTCGATCAAATTCGTGACTCATCTCCTTCAGGGACTGACCTTTGAAGTAGAATGAGATCAGCGTCTGCCGGTCAACTTCACCAAGCTGTTCCAGACCACCTCGCAATTCAGTAGCCCGTTCACTTTCCAGAAGCTTGTCCAGAGGACTCTCTGGTTCATCGTCCAGGACGATGATGGTATCCGGGCTCTGAATGCATTCGTTTGGTCGACGCACAGCTCGATTGATTGACATCCGGACGGCAATCTGCCGCAACCATCCACCGAAGCGTTCCGGGGCATTTAGCTGAGACAGTTTTCGCATTGCCTGGATGAAAACATCCTGCGTCACTTCGCTGGCTTCTGCATGGTTCCGTAATCGCTTCATGACGATCGCAAATACAGTTGATTCAAACTGAACCACCAGTGAACCGAAAGCTTCTCGATCACCATTCTGAGCAGCAGTAACTAATTCAATTAAGTTCTGATCTTCCATTATACTATCTCTTCTCTGTCCCTGAAAAAGGGCTTTTATCCAAGGAATATCAAAGTGACATGGCATGCAGCTTCGAAGTGAGAACAGAACAGCATCAGAGTCAGTCGATTGCAAGGAAAAGAATTCATTCTTTAACCAACAGGACGACACCCAAGGTGTTGCTCACGCCATCAAAAACGGCACAGTCAGTTCAACCCGACTTGAGTTAAACCAACCACTTTGAGGAACGATTTTCTGCTAAAAAGCAGGGAATGGGAGACTGCCTACGAAGCAGTTCCGGTCACAGTGGTTTGGGTACCCGTTATCCGCGTATATCTTTGATATAGCGAATGCATTGATGGTTGATGTTGACAACAATGCCAACCCATCGGGGGGGTCCCCGGCATACCACCGGATTCCGACAATCGTTCTCCACTTAGAGGGCTTAACGAATCCAGAAGGAGGGCGGCACGGACGACATCGATGGCTTTCACGACAGCTGCTTTGACAAACGCGCTGTTGTTAATTGCTTTGACGACGAAACGACGATTCTGTTTATTGAAAATCATCAGTGCACCTCCTGCGTTAAACCGCAGAGAAAGAGACTAAAAAAGCGAGGTTACTACCTCGAAAGGAAAAAACGGAACAATACCGTTCACAAATAATTTACAGAAAATCCCCAACTCATAAATCAGGAATTCTCCTACATCAGCTAGACTGAGCATGGCTGACAAAGGTTCGCGTATTTTTGACAGTTTTCGGTAAAATGTCGAATCTTTCAAGAGATGATTTGCAAAAATGTTCATTTTTCCACCATTCGTTAGTGAATCCTGAC
The sequence above is a segment of the Gimesia algae genome. Coding sequences within it:
- a CDS encoding RNA polymerase sigma factor, with amino-acid sequence MEDQNLIELVTAAQNGDREAFGSLVVQFESTVFAIVMKRLRNHAEASEVTQDVFIQAMRKLSQLNAPERFGGWLRQIAVRMSINRAVRRPNECIQSPDTIIVLDDEPESPLDKLLESERATELRGGLEQLGEVDRQTLISFYFKGQSLKEMSHEFDRPIGTIKRRLHTARNRLREALLDLQSV